tataagcttattaatttatatataaatttttatattttctctcattaaatatatatatatatatattatctttaattattaatttttatatttatatccaTAATTACTACATCTTTTTGAAACGCTAATTATCCGAAGTTGGTTACGAATGTGGACCCGGTGGTCAAGAATGACGGAAAAAGATGCATGTGCGTGGACTATCGGGACCTCAATAAGGAGAGTCCTAAAGACAGTTTCTCACTCCCACATATCGATGTGTTGGTAGATCACGCCATCGATAATCAATTACTCTCATTCATGGATGGATTCTTCGGTTACCATCATATATTTATGGCTCGAAAGATAAAGAGGAAACCACGTTTATCACGAAGGTGATGACATTCTATTATTGTGTTATGTATTTCTATCTAAAGAACGTCGGTGCTACGTATTAGAGTGAATCTACCATGATCCTCCACAAGATGATCCATAAAGAAGTCAAAGTATACGTGGATGACATGATCGTTAAGTCCAAAGATCACGAAAGTCACATTTAGAATCTCGAAAAGTTCTTACATCAGATCAGACAGTATCAATTATTCCTTAATACCAATAACTGTACGTTTGGGGGTAACCGTGAGGAAAATGTTGGATCTTTTGATTACACAAAGAGGAATCGAGGTGGATCCGAGCAATATCGAGGCAATCACTTTTATGTCGGCTCCACAAAACGAGAGACATGTTTGGGGATTCTTAGGAAAAATCCAATACATTAGACGTTTCATCAACAAGTTGACCACGACATGTGACCCTTTATTCAAACTTCTCTGGAAGTACTAGAAGTTCAAATGGAATGATATTTATCAACaagcttttaaaaaaataaaggattaCCTCAAATCACTTCTGATTTTTATGTAACCAAGACTGGTCAATGCCATGGGAAACTTGTTAACCCAAGAGATTAAAGAGAAAGTAGAAATGGTCGTGTACTATGTAAGCAAACAAATGACTGTTTGTGAGCTACGATATTCCTCGGTCAAAAAGGTATTTTGTGATTTAGCGTGGGTCATTAAGAGACTATGACACTATATGTAGGCTCATCCGATCAAGTTGGTCTTAAGGTTGGATtcaattaaattcatatttCAATGCATGTTGTTATCATTAATATTGATGAAGCAGATGATTATTTAAGAATACAACATCACGTACATTGTTCAAAAGTCGATCAAGGGTAATGTAGTGGTAGACTTTCTAGaaaatcaacctattaaggTAGATGTCTTTTCCGGATGACGAGTGCATGAATACTAAAGCTTTTTTCAGAGTTTTATGTTTGATGGAGCTTCCAAGAAGCAATGTTATGGAATCAGAGTATTACTTATTCATCCAATGGGAATGTATAACCTGATATGATATCAGTCAAACTTGATTATCCGATCACGTATGATGATGCCTCATACAAGTCTTGTTTATCGGGAAGTTGGCATACGAGAAAGGGGCGAATGTTTAGAGGTAATCGTTAACTCCAATTTTGTAATTACTTAAGAAAGTGTGGATTGACAAGTGAAGTGTGATAACTGAAGTCATAACATgaatatttgattaagttagtAGCCAAGTTCCAGAAGGTGATGTTCACTCACGCGCCTCGAAGTTAAAACCAATTTGCCAATACTTTATCTACGTTGGTCGTGATGAcacaaattctaaataaaaccgcttaaaataaaaaataaatagtagaGAGACTTTGGAAAAAAAAGGGTAGTTATCGCTACTGAAATATTCTACAAGCCTTAGTTCAAACCTCTCCAAAAGTACATTGAATACAAAAATATCCGGCTCATTTTTtgaaaaaggaaaagaagacaCTACACTAGTATCCAAACAAATTATGTGATGATGGCATGGAAGCTCTACTAGAGAGCGTTCAAATGTCATAATTTGTTATGTGTGGATTAGGACGACTCAACAATAATCACGAACGAGGTACATGTCGATACGTGTGGGTCCTATATGAACAAAATTTCCTTAGCCAAGAAAATTTTCCATTTCggatattattggcaaaacaTGGAACATGAATGTGTGATGTATTAAAGAAATACCATTAGTGTCAAATCTATGAAAACTTACAACACACTCCGGCATTGCTTTTATACAACATGACATCTTCATGGCCTTTTTTACTTGGGCATAGACATCAGTGGGAAAATCTTTCCTCATGCGTCAAACCATTATGAGTTCATTCTAGTGGCCATTGATTATTTTACGAAGTGGGTAGATGCGACTTCTTATAAAGTTCTAAAATCATTGCATGTACCCAAATTCATATGGAATAACATCATTGATCGATATGGGGTACCTCATTTTATGATTTCGGATAACGAGCAACACTTACAAAGAGTGGTTCTAAAAGTCCTCGAAGAGTTCAAAATCGAACATCATAAGTTGTCACCTTACTGACCATAGACTAATGGGGAAGTTAAAGTTGCCAAAAAGATCAACATAACTATCATTTGAAAGACGACTAACACATATCAAGATTGGCATAAGAAACTATCATATGCTTTTTCGGGTTATAATACAACTACTAGAACATCCACGAGAGAGACTCCATTTTCACTAGTATACGATGTGGATGTAGTCTAACCTATTGAGATAGAGTTTCCAACACTAAGGGTGCTTTTAGAAAGCCATATCCTAGAGGAAGAAGGATCAAATAATGAGATTTGGTTCTTAGAAACACCCGAGAGATTGTGGATTATTGAGGTGAGTTCCAACCTTATTGGGAAAGGCCTTATATCATTAAGAGATTCATTTTGGGAGGAGCCACTCGACTGGCCAGCATAGATAAAGAAGAACTTTTGGCAGCGTATAACCTAGACACCCTCAAAGTGTAATACGCATAGTTGAACTCAAAAGGGATGTGATGTGGATGTACTTTGGGATCGATAACGGGAATAGACATTTTCACTTTGAAGGGTCATTCAttgtaaacaaaaataaaactaaaaaagtaaaacaaaaaaaaaaagtgttttccAAGTTCATGAACTACGTTCGACTTAATTCTCCTCCGAATGAGATAAGTAGGCATCTTATTCATAGGTTCAATCCAAATTATACATAATCTATTTTCAAAttgtgaaaaatataataatgtgatCCCTCTTTCGAACATGCAAAAACAATATGAAACAAGTAGGGTCAAGAGAAAATCTTGTTTACACTACGATAGTCGATAGGATCTGGACTCTTTGAAAATAAATAGGAAAAaaatttatgattgttcttgtCCTCGTGTATTTTGATTACTAAGAAAGAGATTAAAATCCGAGGAAAAcaattcaataataatctaGGATAGATTAAAAACCACATGTCTAAGGGGATTGTTCacttctataatttttttgtgtCAAAATCTAGAACGATTAAAAACTCAAACGTTTTGACAAAGAGAGAGAGACAACTTTTAATAATAGTGGTTGAAACATTAAAATCATCACTTATTGTTCACCTAGACCTAATCTTGATTACGAAAGTAAGAACGCAAGTAAGGATGGCGATGGGACGGTTCAGAGCGGGGAATGTATTACCATCCTTGTCCCGTTTTtactttatgaattttttactaTCATCCCTGCACCATTCGGTTTCGAAGAATCCCCGCGGGGCACTGTTTATGTCATAttctctaaaataatattttattaaataataaaattatatgaatttaatataatgtatattgtaatatattgaaaatttatattattataaagaaataaacttaaatctcttataaaatataatgaataaataaatatatttgtaattttatatatttaattttgtttatagtaTTCGAGGTGGAATCGATGTGAAATCTAAGGAATGGTCCatcattttcagattttttattCATGACATTTTTAGATCTCCAAGTGTACCATCAATTAAGTATGGAAAGAAATTTTATCATTAGGTTGTCTAGAATATCTTTCACTGTCTTATGTGATTTACCTTGAATGTTTGATTCACTTAGCTCGAGTAGACATTGAGATTATTTTTCCATGATCATCGTTCTTGAGTTTAAACTTTCATCGTGGTCTTGAGACTTAGAGCCATTGCTTATGATCAAGAGATCATGTCCTAATTTTGTGTTCAAGTCTTCCGTAATTTATCTTGAATGTTTGACTCACTAGCTTGAGTAAATGTTGGGATTCATTTCCACAAGAATCATTTTGGAGTCTAAGTTATCattttaagttgatttgatttatactatttttatttaataagtctaaattttaattataaatagggtgtaaaattagattatatacgataatgaaatttatttttaattttattttttaataattaaatattattatttttaattaaataaataaaaatatattttaaattataaatactatattaaatataaattaatatatcaatcaaaatataaattataaacatttttcaTTATTTCTCCATTTTTCAACTAGATTCAAATATAACTTTAACTCCAGCTTTAAGGACACTTTCAAAAGGgccaaatattatttcaaagcTTGTAACTCTTCATTTTTATGTGGTCTCAAAatgactttatatttaaatgcttgtgttatttatttgattagttCAATATTTgtactatttaaattataaaaatttgacaAGTTCTAAATTCTAActatattaatacaaatttattttttatgaaaagtatgaatttttattttaaataataataatttatatatattattaataaattgttttttagcattaataaaattaagaagattgtaaatttgattagaataaaaataaataaataaaataaaaaataaatttaaatgttagaACTAAGAAGGTggtaaaacatatatatatatatatatatatatatatatatatatatatatataatgaattaaaagaaCAAATATTATCTATCTCAACTTTTGCGCACTCTTgatttatagtttataatttaaaaccttttgatttatatttgatattatatatttgtagttttatttattaaatttgtaaaattagtCTCATgactcaaataatttatatttgtaataatttttcgtgttttttcattatatatgagatgaattattttttacaaaaatatattattaaattgtaaaTCTGTATATTTAAATATGGACAGTTGACCAAAGAACATGGTCCCCACTCAATCACATAATTCATCTGCATTACCACTTAACAGAACGTGTTTATACTACTTAAGATATGACACGACATCTACATAAGCTAGGCTTTGTTTGATGTAATTATTtgtgattattttaaataattaattctaatattaaaatattattattactattatttttcttaatattttaaaatataaaaaaaatattattattttatctaagtaatttatttttacacaaaacatgacttcttttattttctttttagaaTAAGCCAAGATCTCAAAACAAGATTTAGTCTTAAGAAAATTATGACCAAATAACTTTAGACTGGTTTATGAATTTgacaaattgttttaaataatatcttatattttaaatatttaaaacaatgaCTATAACAACTTCATAGTCATCATGATTTACTGCTTCAATTATGTTaaaatggaatatatatatatatattataatttattaaaaaatcagtATGATTAATTCTATACATTAAAATACCATATTAAAGAGGTTTActatcatatttaattattatttatcgtTCCTATATaagctcaattaaaaaaaaaataaaacatgcaTTTCTCTggttcaatttttatttgagtCCTGATAAGAGTTAGATACTAACTCTAAATTTTTTAGTTCGAGATCGTCAACGACAAGTTCTGCGtatgattaaatggttaagctACATATTTAATTCGttgttccatttttttatttaaaaatattttatgttgaaatagggattataatagtataataatgctaatttaaaaaaatttaattaaaaaaaaattgtactcgttcggattttaaaaataaggaaaagagtaaaaatatatatttaagtttcaACCCCTCTTTTACCAtagcggcaataagaggtgAATATTAACTCTAAATTTTTAGGTTCGGGTCCGTCAGACAGCAAGTTATGTGTCTGATTAAATAGTGAAGcgtgtttgcgggctatatataaaaagttttaaatcaattataattttgaattaagttatattgattatttgtgtaaatataaatttgaacatAATAGATTATCTTAGTATTATAACACCATATATCTTGTCTTTTATATCATaggtaaaatatattaaatatatatgacaaatttgataaattttaatagttaaaaagaTGATTTTGTCGAGTATAAACTTGTATTAGAGGTTTGTCTAAATAtagaatttagaaaaattatttagattatataattttcaaacttaTACTCATTTAACCCCTAACTTATTTAGGGATATTAAATCTTAATctttaactttaataaaaaaaattattcaattattttttttttattaaaatgaatttatagtatattttttattttttaatataaacaaatatttctcactcaaaattatttaaatttaaataaatttgtatatcaaatattattttatttaatattataaaatattttaaaaataaattagttcatacataatttaaattgaactaaaaattaaaaattatatacattttaaattatatatatataaatataccaataataataaatagagaaattatagaaaaataaatttaaggagATAAGGATGTTGCAcgcaaaaacaaaagaaaacaagtgTGAgtagaaggaaaaaaaatatataatataatttttattttttttttgaccaGATTACCTTCCTTCCTAAGAATTTTTATcatttccttttttcttttattatgtGAATATCTATTTTTAGACCGGCCGGAAATAGCATTCAACCGGCCTGATTCAGTTTTAGAATCTCATTTTTGACCGCCGTCTCTTTCACTTTCCGTCTATAATCGTGGCCGTGATTGGCCAACATCATTAATCGatctcataaaaaatattaaaaaaaatgagaaactcTAACCATCAATCAATCCATTTAAAGTAAGTTGAGGGAGAGGTTTTAAGAATTGATAATATTAGAAAGGATTTTAAGAGTTTAttggttttattaaaaaatatatttgattttttttttaaatgtttagttttaatttaaagaatttgggtttttttataaatgatttttaatatttaatagtaaaataaattttacttttcttttttaaattaaggatattttaatcattaattattaataaaagattgaatgatgttaaatttagaaaaaaatctataaaGTGCTAACAttaatgtatttaaattttgatattactaTTTGATACTTTTGGATAAATACAGGTCCCAAAATAAAGGTTTGACTAAAAATGTGTAgacatgtatgtatgtatatataaatatcttgtTTGATCTTAGTTAAAAGAAGCTGTGTCCTTCACTATTTCTACTGGGTCCTCCCTTTCCCCCTTATTTCTCTCTTGGTAGCAGACCCGGAACTTTGTGATTGGTTCTTCAAGACTATTAAGcagaagaagagatacaaattaaTGGCTggaaacaataataatatcgGTGGATCTTTGAGGCAAAGTTTTTTGAGGCAGAGTTTTTTTACGAGGAAGGAATTCTCAGAGCTCGGAATCGGAGCCCAAGCTGCCGGTCATCAGAATGACCCACTTCCCACCGGATGCTTCGGATCCCTCCGCCGGAATCTTGACGATTTCTGGAACAATGTTCGAGAGGCTTCCATTAAAGCCTATGAAATGGGTCGGTCCGATCCTAGAAAAGTCATCTTTGCTGCTAAAATGGGTTTGGCTCTCGCCTTCGTTTCAATCCTTGTATTCTTCAAGGAGGGTCTCAGTTTCATCGGCCAGAATTCAATCTGGGCAATCCTTACAGTCGTTGTTGTATTTGAATTCAGCATCGGTatgattaaatttgaattttaatgtcTTCTTTCAATCTGTTTTGATTATGGGTTAAAAccttaattagttttattatgtTAATCAGGAGCAACGTTTAGTAAAGGATTAAATCGTGCTCTTGGGACATTTTCTGCCGGAGCACTTGCTCTTGGCATTGCTCAACTGTCTGTTTTAGCTGGAAAATTTGAAGAAGTTATCATTATCATAAGCATATTTATAGCAGGTACAGTAACTACATTCTGTTTTAAATTTCTCCACATTCATTCATCCATGTTTGAAATCTTTCGTCTTGTTCTGTTTTAGGGTTTATTTCTAGCTATTTGAAACTGTATCCTGCCATGAAGCAATATGAATATGGATTCAGGGTCTTCCTGTTGActtattgtcttgtactagtcTCTGGAACATCACATTTTTTCAGAACCGCAATCAGCAGATTGCTGTTAATTGCGATTGGGGCTGCCATTTgtttagttattaatatatgcATTTACCCAATTTGGGCTGGGGAGGATTTGCACAAACTTGTCGCCAAAAACTTCACCGGTGTTGCCACGTCCTTGGAAGGTACAACTTTTTCTGCTGCTGCCTGGTTTATATCAATTTAGTCtcaaatcaatcaaaatactaaaatatcatctATTTCGTGGACCCAAGATGGAACAAGGCCTAATTCAGTCGCGTCTTCTTGTAGGTTGTGTCAATGGGTATTTGGATTGTATGGAGTACACAAGAATTCCTTCAAAAATTCTTACCTACCAGGCTTCTGATGATCTTATGTATAGTGGATATAGATCTGCTGTTCAATCTACAAGTCAAGAGGATGCTCTGGTATATCTTTTTTTAATGTTCACTCTAAAACACAGCCTCTTGGTgctaaaaatgaataaaaaatttaatcatcGATTGCCTGGTTGTTCAGTTGAGCTTTGCTGTGTGGGAACCGCCTCATGGGCGCTACAATATGTTCAATTATCCTTGGGACTCATATGTCAAAGTTAGTGGCGCACTGAGACATTGCGCGTTTATGATCATGGCTATGCATGGATGCATTCTTTCAGAAATTCAGGTATTTTAGACATTGATTTTGGTCTTCACTAATTTTGTTGTTGAGGCTGTTTGGTGATTAATTAGTccaaattgtattaattttgtaagtgttTTTTGTCATCAACTTTAACTTTTCTACCTAACTTTTCAATTTATGTCTCTGATTATATCTTTAAATAGAAACCTCTCTTTCACTAACAAAAACTAACTGAATGATTAAATTTTTCATGAGACATGATATTTCTCAAAACCCTTTCGAGATTTGCGCTTTGATAACCGGATAACCTGTAATCCCATCTTCatcaattaaatcatttatctcaccaactaaaatacccttattcaattatattgtttatattatctcttttgtaaattaaaaaaccaCCTAAATTTGTCTTTTCACCAACAATTCAAAAGTCTTATTTGACAATactcaaaacaaaatattgatgATCTCATATCCATTTTTTAAGAAAACACTTCTTCAAACAACCCGACCAGTATGAAGAACACGACTATTGTAATAGGATTCTTGCTTTGTCTTCATGAGCATGAATTTCActgaaaaataatgttttgcAGGCCCCACAAGATTTAAGGAGGATCTTTCTGAATCAGATGCAGAAAGTTGGTATTGAGGGGGCGAAAGTGCTGCGTGAACTTGGGAGTAAAGTAGAGAAGATGGAAAAACTAAGCCCTGCTGGAGATCTTCTTAACGAAGTACATAAAGCCGCAGAGGAGCTCCAAATGATTGTAGATGAAAAATCGTACCTTCTTGTCAATGCTACAACTTGGGAAGGTGTTAAGGGTTCCAAGGAATTCGATCAAGATCCCAATGCCCTTAATGAAAATAGACAGCCCATAATCCATTCCCTTAGTCAATTAGCACTCAATCTTCGTTCGACCTCACAACTAAGGCCAAACATAAGCACTTACCAATCTTTTCTTCAAATGGATTCTTCGGAGGATATGTTAAACAAACAGATGCATTGGCCTTCGCGTTTATCGATTCTCGGGGAAACTATACTTAATGTGAGGGAAGTGAGGACGTATGAAAGTGCAAGCGCGTTGTCGTTAGCAACTTTTACATCATTGTTGATAGAATTTGTGGCGAGACTTCAAAATCTTGTGAATGCGTTTGAAGAGCTAAGTCAAAAGGCGAAGTTTAATGAGCCATCTGCGTGAAAAGGGGGAAATCCATCATCTTGATTTCCTCAATTGTGCTCTGTGTGATTCGTTGAAAGaactttgttttgtttaattgtGGAGGCAAATGCTTCAGGTTGGGTGGCTGACAGTAAATGATGCGGATCAATCAGAGGGGCTTCATTATAATTGGTTTAATGGCAGTTGGGGGAATAAATTATACATTGAACTCTTTCTttgctttatttatttatttataaggtaTAAGATTCAATACCCTCTTATTATCTTCCACAACACCAAGTTAACCAGTCAACATTAGA
This is a stretch of genomic DNA from Impatiens glandulifera chromosome 4, dImpGla2.1, whole genome shotgun sequence. It encodes these proteins:
- the LOC124936472 gene encoding aluminum-activated malate transporter 4-like produces the protein MAGNNNNIGGSLRQSFLRQSFFTRKEFSELGIGAQAAGHQNDPLPTGCFGSLRRNLDDFWNNVREASIKAYEMGRSDPRKVIFAAKMGLALAFVSILVFFKEGLSFIGQNSIWAILTVVVVFEFSIGATFSKGLNRALGTFSAGALALGIAQLSVLAGKFEEVIIIISIFIAGFISSYLKLYPAMKQYEYGFRVFLLTYCLVLVSGTSHFFRTAISRLLLIAIGAAICLVINICIYPIWAGEDLHKLVAKNFTGVATSLEGCVNGYLDCMEYTRIPSKILTYQASDDLMYSGYRSAVQSTSQEDALLSFAVWEPPHGRYNMFNYPWDSYVKVSGALRHCAFMIMAMHGCILSEIQAPQDLRRIFLNQMQKVGIEGAKVLRELGSKVEKMEKLSPAGDLLNEVHKAAEELQMIVDEKSYLLVNATTWEGVKGSKEFDQDPNALNENRQPIIHSLSQLALNLRSTSQLRPNISTYQSFLQMDSSEDMLNKQMHWPSRLSILGETILNVREVRTYESASALSLATFTSLLIEFVARLQNLVNAFEELSQKAKFNEPSA